The proteins below are encoded in one region of Lagenorhynchus albirostris chromosome 7, mLagAlb1.1, whole genome shotgun sequence:
- the ZNF79 gene encoding zinc finger protein 79 isoform X1, with product MLEEGEPPSPDPALPQEEGTEEEGMAGGLLTAGPQGSTPFNSVTVAFTQKGWRQLAPTPRDRFKKGMPEKSRNLVLLGLPVSQPGMNSQFEQREGSWMLEREGLRSTCPDWKIVSESPPEQDISEESFQDPSVEMPSGESDHRNSELGKSFNLRPVLSPQQRVPTEVRPHKCETHTESFRKNSDIIKPHRAKPYICNECGKAFSYCSSLSQHQKSHTGEKPYECNECRKAFSQSSSLTQHQRIHTGEKPYKCSECGRAFSQNANLTKHQRTHTGEKPYKCSECEKAFSDCSALVQHQRIHTGEKPYECSDCGKAFRHSANLTNHQRTHTGEKPYKCSECGKAFSYCAAFIQHQRIHTGEKPYKCNACGKAFSQSANLTNHQRTHTGEKPYKCSECGKAFSQSTNLIIHQKTHTGEKPYKCNECGKFFSESSALIRHHIIHTGEKPYECNECGKAFNQSSSLSQHQKIHTGVKPYECSECGKAFRCSSAFIRHQRLHAGE from the exons ATGCTGGAGGAAGGAG AGCCACCTTCTCCAGATCCTGCCCTTCCCCAAGAGGAAggcacagaagaggaaggaatggcAGGTGGTCTCCTCACAGCTGGGCCCCAA GGATCCACACCTTTCAACAGTGTGACTGTAGCTTTTACCCAGAAGGGATGGAGGCAGTTGGCCCCTACTCCAAGGGACAGGTTCAAGAAAGGGATGCCAGAAAAGTCCAGAAACCTGGTCCTACTGG GACTTCCAGTCTCCCAGCCTGGTATGAACTCCCAGTTTGAACAAAGGGAAGGTTCATGGATGCTAGAGAGAGAAGGCCTAAGGAGTACCTGTCCAG ATTGGAAGATTGTATCTGAATCACCACCTGAACAAGACATTTCTGAAGAATCATTCCAAGACCCAAGTGTAGAGATGCCCTCTGGGGAGTCAGATCACAGGAACAGTGAACTGGGGAAGAGCTTCAATCTGAGACCAGTTCTTTCTCCACAGCAGAGAGTTCCTACAGAAGTGAGACCCCATAAATGTGAAACACACACAGAGAGCTTCAGGAAGAATTCAGATATAATTAAACCTCACAGAGCAAAGCCATACATATGTAATGAATGTGGCAAAGCCTTCAGTTACTGTTCTTCCCTTTCTCAGCACCAGAAGAGCCACACTGGGGAGAAGCCATATGAGTGCAATGAATGCAGGAAGGCCTTCAGCCAGAGCTCATCTCTTACTCAGCACCAGAGGATTCACACCggagagaaaccttataaatgcagtgaatgtggaaGAGCCTTCAGCCAGAATGCAAACCTTACAAAACACCAGCGAACTCATACCGGAGAAAAGCCTTACAAATGTAGTGAGTGTGAGAAAGCCTTCAGTGACTGTTCAGCCCTTGTTcagcatcagagaattcatactggagagaagcctTATGAATGCAGTGACTGTGGGAAGGCCTTCCGCCACAGTGCAAATCTTACAAACCACCAGCGGACTCATACAGGGGAGAAGCCCTACAAGTGCAgcgaatgtggaaaagccttcagcTACTGTGCGGCATTTATTCAGCACCAGAGAATCCATACAGGGGAGAAACCCTACAAATGTAATGcatgtgggaaggccttcagccAGAGTGCAAACCTCACAAACCACCAGAggactcacactggagagaaaccctacaaGTGCAGTGAGTGCGGGAAGGCCTTCAGCCAAAGCACAAACCTTATAATCCACCAAAAGacccacactggggagaagccttataaatgtaatgaatgtgggaaattctTCAGTGAGAGCTCAGCCCTTATTCGACATCATATAATTCACacaggagaaaaaccctatgagtGCAATGAGTGTGGAAAGGCATTTAACCAGAGCTCATCCCTTAGTCAGCATCAGAAAATTCACACTGGTGTGAAACCTTATGAATGTAGTgagtgtgggaaggccttcaggTGTAGTTCAGCTTTCATTAGACATCAGAGACTCCATGCTGGAGAGTAA
- the SLC2A8 gene encoding solute carrier family 2, facilitated glucose transporter member 8 isoform X4 translates to MLLGGRLLTGLACGIASLVAPVYISEIAYPEVRGLLGSCVQLMVVIGILLAYLAGWVLKWRWLAVLGCVPPSFMLLLMCCMPETPRYLLTQHKRQEAVAAMQFLWGSEQGWEEPPVGAEHEGFHLAQLRRPGVYKPFIIGISLMAFQQLSGINAVMFYAETIFEEAKFKDSSLASVIVGIIQVLFTAVAALVMDRAGRRLLLALSGVVMVFSTSAFGAYFKLTQGGPSNSSHVDLLAPVSMEPASGSVGLAWLAVGSMCLFIAGFAMGWGPIPWLLMSEIFPLHVKGVATGVCVLTNWFMAFLVTKEFSSLMEVLRPYGAFWLAAAFCIFSVLFTLACVPETKGKTLEQITAHFEGR, encoded by the exons ATGCTGCTCGGAGGCCGCCTCCTCACCGGCCTGGCCTGCGGCATTGCCTCGCTAGTGGCCCCG GTATATATCTCCGAAATTGCCTACCCCGAAGTACGGGGGCTGCTCGGCTCCTGTGTGCAGCTCATGGTCGTCATAGGCATCCTCCTAGCCTATCTGGCAG gCTGGGTCCTCAAGTGGCGCTGGCTGGCTGTGCTGGGCTGTGTGCCCCCCTCCTTCATGCTGCTCCTCATGTGCTGCATGCCTGAGACCCCTCGCTACTTGCTGACTCAGCACAAGCGCCAGGAAGCCGTGGCTGCCATGCAGTTCCTGTGGGGCTCCGAGCAGGGCTGGGAAGAGCCCCCTGTCGGGGCTGAGCACGAG GGCTTCCACTTGGCCCAGCTGCGGCGTCCTGGCGTCTACAAGCCCTTCATCATCGGCATTTCACTGATGGCCTTCCAGCAGCTGTCAGGCATCAACGCTGTCATGTTCTACGCAGAGACCATCTTTGAGGAGGCCAAGTTCAAG GACAGCAGCCTGGCCTCGGTCATCGTGGGGATCATCCAGGTGCTGTTCACGGCCGTAGCGGCCCTCGTCATGGACAGAGCCGGGCGCAGGCTGCTCCTGGCCTTGTCAG GTGTGGTCATGGTGTTCAGCACCAGCGCCTTTGGCGCCTACTTCAAGCTGACCCAGGGCGGCCCTAGCAACTCCTCGCACGTGGACCTCTTGGCGCCCGTCTCCATGGAGCCCGCCAGTGGCAGTGTGGGGCTGGCCTGGCTGGCGGTGGGCAGCATGTGCCTCTTCATCGCCG GCTTTGCTATGGGCTGGGGACCCATCCCCTGGCTCCTCATGTCTGAGATCTTCCCTCTGCACGTCAAGGGCGTGGCCACAGGCGTCTGCGTCCTCACCAACTGGTTCATGGCCTTTCTCGTGACAAAAGAGTTCAGCAGCCTCATG GAGGTGCTCAGGCCCTACGGTGCCTTCTGGCTGGCCGCTGCCTTCTGCATCTTCAGTGTCCTTTTCACTCTGGCCTGTGTCCCTGAAACCAAAGGAAAGACTTTGGAGCAAATCACAGCCCATTTTGAGGGGCGATGA
- the ZNF79 gene encoding zinc finger protein 79 isoform X3: MLEEGEPPSPDPALPQEEGTEEEGMAGGLLTAGPQGSTPFNSVTVAFTQKGWRQLAPTPRDRFKKGMPEKSRNLVLLGLPVSQPGMNSQFEQREGSWMLEREGLRSTCPAPEEPHWGEAI, encoded by the exons ATGCTGGAGGAAGGAG AGCCACCTTCTCCAGATCCTGCCCTTCCCCAAGAGGAAggcacagaagaggaaggaatggcAGGTGGTCTCCTCACAGCTGGGCCCCAA GGATCCACACCTTTCAACAGTGTGACTGTAGCTTTTACCCAGAAGGGATGGAGGCAGTTGGCCCCTACTCCAAGGGACAGGTTCAAGAAAGGGATGCCAGAAAAGTCCAGAAACCTGGTCCTACTGG GACTTCCAGTCTCCCAGCCTGGTATGAACTCCCAGTTTGAACAAAGGGAAGGTTCATGGATGCTAGAGAGAGAAGGCCTAAGGAGTACCTGTCCAG CACCAGAAGAGCCACACTGGGGAGAAGCCATATGA
- the SLC2A8 gene encoding solute carrier family 2, facilitated glucose transporter member 8 isoform X1 has product MTPGDQEETQPLLRLPGGSSAPRGRRVFLAAFAAALGPLSFGFALGYSSPAIPSLRRAAPPALRLDDAAASWFGAIVTLGAAAGGVLGGWLVDRAGRKLSLLLCAVPFVAGFTVITAAQNVWMLLGGRLLTGLACGIASLVAPVYISEIAYPEVRGLLGSCVQLMVVIGILLAYLAGWVLKWRWLAVLGCVPPSFMLLLMCCMPETPRYLLTQHKRQEAVAAMQFLWGSEQGWEEPPVGAEHEGFHLAQLRRPGVYKPFIIGISLMAFQQLSGINAVMFYAETIFEEAKFKDSSLASVIVGIIQVLFTAVAALVMDRAGRRLLLALSGVVMVFSTSAFGAYFKLTQGGPSNSSHVDLLAPVSMEPASGSVGLAWLAVGSMCLFIAGFAMGWGPIPWLLMSEIFPLHVKGVATGVCVLTNWFMAFLVTKEFSSLMEVLRPYGAFWLAAAFCIFSVLFTLACVPETKGKTLEQITAHFEGR; this is encoded by the exons ATGACGCCTGGGGACCAGGAGGAGACCCAGCCGCTCCTGCGGCTGCCGGGCGGCAG CAGCGCTCCCCGCGGCCGCCGCGTCTTCCTCGCCGCCTTCGCCGCTGCTCTGGGCCCACTCAGCTTCGGCTTCGCGCTCGGCTACAGCTCCCCGGCCATCCCGAGCCTGCGGCGCGCCGCGCCCCCGGCCCTGCGCCTCGACGATGCCGCCGCCTCCTGGTTCGGG gccaTCGTGACCCTGGGCGCCGCGGCGGGGGGCGTGCTGGGCGGCTGGCTCGTGGACCGCGCTGGGCGCAAGCTGAGCCTCCTGCTTTGCGCCGTGCCCTTCGTGGCCGGCTTCACCGTCATCACAGCGGCTCAGAACGTGTGGATGCTGCTCGGAGGCCGCCTCCTCACCGGCCTGGCCTGCGGCATTGCCTCGCTAGTGGCCCCG GTATATATCTCCGAAATTGCCTACCCCGAAGTACGGGGGCTGCTCGGCTCCTGTGTGCAGCTCATGGTCGTCATAGGCATCCTCCTAGCCTATCTGGCAG gCTGGGTCCTCAAGTGGCGCTGGCTGGCTGTGCTGGGCTGTGTGCCCCCCTCCTTCATGCTGCTCCTCATGTGCTGCATGCCTGAGACCCCTCGCTACTTGCTGACTCAGCACAAGCGCCAGGAAGCCGTGGCTGCCATGCAGTTCCTGTGGGGCTCCGAGCAGGGCTGGGAAGAGCCCCCTGTCGGGGCTGAGCACGAG GGCTTCCACTTGGCCCAGCTGCGGCGTCCTGGCGTCTACAAGCCCTTCATCATCGGCATTTCACTGATGGCCTTCCAGCAGCTGTCAGGCATCAACGCTGTCATGTTCTACGCAGAGACCATCTTTGAGGAGGCCAAGTTCAAG GACAGCAGCCTGGCCTCGGTCATCGTGGGGATCATCCAGGTGCTGTTCACGGCCGTAGCGGCCCTCGTCATGGACAGAGCCGGGCGCAGGCTGCTCCTGGCCTTGTCAG GTGTGGTCATGGTGTTCAGCACCAGCGCCTTTGGCGCCTACTTCAAGCTGACCCAGGGCGGCCCTAGCAACTCCTCGCACGTGGACCTCTTGGCGCCCGTCTCCATGGAGCCCGCCAGTGGCAGTGTGGGGCTGGCCTGGCTGGCGGTGGGCAGCATGTGCCTCTTCATCGCCG GCTTTGCTATGGGCTGGGGACCCATCCCCTGGCTCCTCATGTCTGAGATCTTCCCTCTGCACGTCAAGGGCGTGGCCACAGGCGTCTGCGTCCTCACCAACTGGTTCATGGCCTTTCTCGTGACAAAAGAGTTCAGCAGCCTCATG GAGGTGCTCAGGCCCTACGGTGCCTTCTGGCTGGCCGCTGCCTTCTGCATCTTCAGTGTCCTTTTCACTCTGGCCTGTGTCCCTGAAACCAAAGGAAAGACTTTGGAGCAAATCACAGCCCATTTTGAGGGGCGATGA
- the SLC2A8 gene encoding solute carrier family 2, facilitated glucose transporter member 8 isoform X3, which yields MPPPPGSGRRSPRPQAIVTLGAAAGGVLGGWLVDRAGRKLSLLLCAVPFVAGFTVITAAQNVWMLLGGRLLTGLACGIASLVAPVYISEIAYPEVRGLLGSCVQLMVVIGILLAYLAGWVLKWRWLAVLGCVPPSFMLLLMCCMPETPRYLLTQHKRQEAVAAMQFLWGSEQGWEEPPVGAEHEGFHLAQLRRPGVYKPFIIGISLMAFQQLSGINAVMFYAETIFEEAKFKDSSLASVIVGIIQVLFTAVAALVMDRAGRRLLLALSGVVMVFSTSAFGAYFKLTQGGPSNSSHVDLLAPVSMEPASGSVGLAWLAVGSMCLFIAGFAMGWGPIPWLLMSEIFPLHVKGVATGVCVLTNWFMAFLVTKEFSSLMEVLRPYGAFWLAAAFCIFSVLFTLACVPETKGKTLEQITAHFEGR from the exons ATGCCGCCGCCTCCTGGTTCGGG CCGGCGGtcgccccgcccccaggccaTCGTGACCCTGGGCGCCGCGGCGGGGGGCGTGCTGGGCGGCTGGCTCGTGGACCGCGCTGGGCGCAAGCTGAGCCTCCTGCTTTGCGCCGTGCCCTTCGTGGCCGGCTTCACCGTCATCACAGCGGCTCAGAACGTGTGGATGCTGCTCGGAGGCCGCCTCCTCACCGGCCTGGCCTGCGGCATTGCCTCGCTAGTGGCCCCG GTATATATCTCCGAAATTGCCTACCCCGAAGTACGGGGGCTGCTCGGCTCCTGTGTGCAGCTCATGGTCGTCATAGGCATCCTCCTAGCCTATCTGGCAG gCTGGGTCCTCAAGTGGCGCTGGCTGGCTGTGCTGGGCTGTGTGCCCCCCTCCTTCATGCTGCTCCTCATGTGCTGCATGCCTGAGACCCCTCGCTACTTGCTGACTCAGCACAAGCGCCAGGAAGCCGTGGCTGCCATGCAGTTCCTGTGGGGCTCCGAGCAGGGCTGGGAAGAGCCCCCTGTCGGGGCTGAGCACGAG GGCTTCCACTTGGCCCAGCTGCGGCGTCCTGGCGTCTACAAGCCCTTCATCATCGGCATTTCACTGATGGCCTTCCAGCAGCTGTCAGGCATCAACGCTGTCATGTTCTACGCAGAGACCATCTTTGAGGAGGCCAAGTTCAAG GACAGCAGCCTGGCCTCGGTCATCGTGGGGATCATCCAGGTGCTGTTCACGGCCGTAGCGGCCCTCGTCATGGACAGAGCCGGGCGCAGGCTGCTCCTGGCCTTGTCAG GTGTGGTCATGGTGTTCAGCACCAGCGCCTTTGGCGCCTACTTCAAGCTGACCCAGGGCGGCCCTAGCAACTCCTCGCACGTGGACCTCTTGGCGCCCGTCTCCATGGAGCCCGCCAGTGGCAGTGTGGGGCTGGCCTGGCTGGCGGTGGGCAGCATGTGCCTCTTCATCGCCG GCTTTGCTATGGGCTGGGGACCCATCCCCTGGCTCCTCATGTCTGAGATCTTCCCTCTGCACGTCAAGGGCGTGGCCACAGGCGTCTGCGTCCTCACCAACTGGTTCATGGCCTTTCTCGTGACAAAAGAGTTCAGCAGCCTCATG GAGGTGCTCAGGCCCTACGGTGCCTTCTGGCTGGCCGCTGCCTTCTGCATCTTCAGTGTCCTTTTCACTCTGGCCTGTGTCCCTGAAACCAAAGGAAAGACTTTGGAGCAAATCACAGCCCATTTTGAGGGGCGATGA
- the SLC2A8 gene encoding solute carrier family 2, facilitated glucose transporter member 8 isoform X2, whose product MTPGDQEETQPLLRLPGGSAPRGRRVFLAAFAAALGPLSFGFALGYSSPAIPSLRRAAPPALRLDDAAASWFGAIVTLGAAAGGVLGGWLVDRAGRKLSLLLCAVPFVAGFTVITAAQNVWMLLGGRLLTGLACGIASLVAPVYISEIAYPEVRGLLGSCVQLMVVIGILLAYLAGWVLKWRWLAVLGCVPPSFMLLLMCCMPETPRYLLTQHKRQEAVAAMQFLWGSEQGWEEPPVGAEHEGFHLAQLRRPGVYKPFIIGISLMAFQQLSGINAVMFYAETIFEEAKFKDSSLASVIVGIIQVLFTAVAALVMDRAGRRLLLALSGVVMVFSTSAFGAYFKLTQGGPSNSSHVDLLAPVSMEPASGSVGLAWLAVGSMCLFIAGFAMGWGPIPWLLMSEIFPLHVKGVATGVCVLTNWFMAFLVTKEFSSLMEVLRPYGAFWLAAAFCIFSVLFTLACVPETKGKTLEQITAHFEGR is encoded by the exons ATGACGCCTGGGGACCAGGAGGAGACCCAGCCGCTCCTGCGGCTGCCGGGCGGCAG CGCTCCCCGCGGCCGCCGCGTCTTCCTCGCCGCCTTCGCCGCTGCTCTGGGCCCACTCAGCTTCGGCTTCGCGCTCGGCTACAGCTCCCCGGCCATCCCGAGCCTGCGGCGCGCCGCGCCCCCGGCCCTGCGCCTCGACGATGCCGCCGCCTCCTGGTTCGGG gccaTCGTGACCCTGGGCGCCGCGGCGGGGGGCGTGCTGGGCGGCTGGCTCGTGGACCGCGCTGGGCGCAAGCTGAGCCTCCTGCTTTGCGCCGTGCCCTTCGTGGCCGGCTTCACCGTCATCACAGCGGCTCAGAACGTGTGGATGCTGCTCGGAGGCCGCCTCCTCACCGGCCTGGCCTGCGGCATTGCCTCGCTAGTGGCCCCG GTATATATCTCCGAAATTGCCTACCCCGAAGTACGGGGGCTGCTCGGCTCCTGTGTGCAGCTCATGGTCGTCATAGGCATCCTCCTAGCCTATCTGGCAG gCTGGGTCCTCAAGTGGCGCTGGCTGGCTGTGCTGGGCTGTGTGCCCCCCTCCTTCATGCTGCTCCTCATGTGCTGCATGCCTGAGACCCCTCGCTACTTGCTGACTCAGCACAAGCGCCAGGAAGCCGTGGCTGCCATGCAGTTCCTGTGGGGCTCCGAGCAGGGCTGGGAAGAGCCCCCTGTCGGGGCTGAGCACGAG GGCTTCCACTTGGCCCAGCTGCGGCGTCCTGGCGTCTACAAGCCCTTCATCATCGGCATTTCACTGATGGCCTTCCAGCAGCTGTCAGGCATCAACGCTGTCATGTTCTACGCAGAGACCATCTTTGAGGAGGCCAAGTTCAAG GACAGCAGCCTGGCCTCGGTCATCGTGGGGATCATCCAGGTGCTGTTCACGGCCGTAGCGGCCCTCGTCATGGACAGAGCCGGGCGCAGGCTGCTCCTGGCCTTGTCAG GTGTGGTCATGGTGTTCAGCACCAGCGCCTTTGGCGCCTACTTCAAGCTGACCCAGGGCGGCCCTAGCAACTCCTCGCACGTGGACCTCTTGGCGCCCGTCTCCATGGAGCCCGCCAGTGGCAGTGTGGGGCTGGCCTGGCTGGCGGTGGGCAGCATGTGCCTCTTCATCGCCG GCTTTGCTATGGGCTGGGGACCCATCCCCTGGCTCCTCATGTCTGAGATCTTCCCTCTGCACGTCAAGGGCGTGGCCACAGGCGTCTGCGTCCTCACCAACTGGTTCATGGCCTTTCTCGTGACAAAAGAGTTCAGCAGCCTCATG GAGGTGCTCAGGCCCTACGGTGCCTTCTGGCTGGCCGCTGCCTTCTGCATCTTCAGTGTCCTTTTCACTCTGGCCTGTGTCCCTGAAACCAAAGGAAAGACTTTGGAGCAAATCACAGCCCATTTTGAGGGGCGATGA
- the ZNF79 gene encoding zinc finger protein 79 isoform X2: protein MAGGLLTAGPQGSTPFNSVTVAFTQKGWRQLAPTPRDRFKKGMPEKSRNLVLLGLPVSQPGMNSQFEQREGSWMLEREGLRSTCPDWKIVSESPPEQDISEESFQDPSVEMPSGESDHRNSELGKSFNLRPVLSPQQRVPTEVRPHKCETHTESFRKNSDIIKPHRAKPYICNECGKAFSYCSSLSQHQKSHTGEKPYECNECRKAFSQSSSLTQHQRIHTGEKPYKCSECGRAFSQNANLTKHQRTHTGEKPYKCSECEKAFSDCSALVQHQRIHTGEKPYECSDCGKAFRHSANLTNHQRTHTGEKPYKCSECGKAFSYCAAFIQHQRIHTGEKPYKCNACGKAFSQSANLTNHQRTHTGEKPYKCSECGKAFSQSTNLIIHQKTHTGEKPYKCNECGKFFSESSALIRHHIIHTGEKPYECNECGKAFNQSSSLSQHQKIHTGVKPYECSECGKAFRCSSAFIRHQRLHAGE from the exons atggcAGGTGGTCTCCTCACAGCTGGGCCCCAA GGATCCACACCTTTCAACAGTGTGACTGTAGCTTTTACCCAGAAGGGATGGAGGCAGTTGGCCCCTACTCCAAGGGACAGGTTCAAGAAAGGGATGCCAGAAAAGTCCAGAAACCTGGTCCTACTGG GACTTCCAGTCTCCCAGCCTGGTATGAACTCCCAGTTTGAACAAAGGGAAGGTTCATGGATGCTAGAGAGAGAAGGCCTAAGGAGTACCTGTCCAG ATTGGAAGATTGTATCTGAATCACCACCTGAACAAGACATTTCTGAAGAATCATTCCAAGACCCAAGTGTAGAGATGCCCTCTGGGGAGTCAGATCACAGGAACAGTGAACTGGGGAAGAGCTTCAATCTGAGACCAGTTCTTTCTCCACAGCAGAGAGTTCCTACAGAAGTGAGACCCCATAAATGTGAAACACACACAGAGAGCTTCAGGAAGAATTCAGATATAATTAAACCTCACAGAGCAAAGCCATACATATGTAATGAATGTGGCAAAGCCTTCAGTTACTGTTCTTCCCTTTCTCAGCACCAGAAGAGCCACACTGGGGAGAAGCCATATGAGTGCAATGAATGCAGGAAGGCCTTCAGCCAGAGCTCATCTCTTACTCAGCACCAGAGGATTCACACCggagagaaaccttataaatgcagtgaatgtggaaGAGCCTTCAGCCAGAATGCAAACCTTACAAAACACCAGCGAACTCATACCGGAGAAAAGCCTTACAAATGTAGTGAGTGTGAGAAAGCCTTCAGTGACTGTTCAGCCCTTGTTcagcatcagagaattcatactggagagaagcctTATGAATGCAGTGACTGTGGGAAGGCCTTCCGCCACAGTGCAAATCTTACAAACCACCAGCGGACTCATACAGGGGAGAAGCCCTACAAGTGCAgcgaatgtggaaaagccttcagcTACTGTGCGGCATTTATTCAGCACCAGAGAATCCATACAGGGGAGAAACCCTACAAATGTAATGcatgtgggaaggccttcagccAGAGTGCAAACCTCACAAACCACCAGAggactcacactggagagaaaccctacaaGTGCAGTGAGTGCGGGAAGGCCTTCAGCCAAAGCACAAACCTTATAATCCACCAAAAGacccacactggggagaagccttataaatgtaatgaatgtgggaaattctTCAGTGAGAGCTCAGCCCTTATTCGACATCATATAATTCACacaggagaaaaaccctatgagtGCAATGAGTGTGGAAAGGCATTTAACCAGAGCTCATCCCTTAGTCAGCATCAGAAAATTCACACTGGTGTGAAACCTTATGAATGTAGTgagtgtgggaaggccttcaggTGTAGTTCAGCTTTCATTAGACATCAGAGACTCCATGCTGGAGAGTAA